The proteins below come from a single Zea mays cultivar B73 chromosome 8, Zm-B73-REFERENCE-NAM-5.0, whole genome shotgun sequence genomic window:
- the LOC103636131 gene encoding zinc finger CCCH domain-containing protein 13 isoform X2 gives MPRSSRHRSHRSHRRGGSADRSESDGEESAPVAGAREEAAAARVSRDPEPERRRSSSGQEAVRSGNGYAEHGKKRKERVEEAVVDVVSDRWNSGVCDDHLVDKRSKSETFGHAEVEKLADRSRGSGDESKRSSRRAVAVDDRAEEVLSKSDSGKRRSEKQKDVGRKESTGHYKDNRDRENERERGEEWERQKERDRGRSRDREREKERAREKEREREREREKDRDRERDREHERERDRQKEREWDKKDHDSKHERYEDGGSRKSGLKMSRTEQEAYSYRRDTDVNEISAKEKYNNPDMQAEKHSRRKDDSEDTDKWSTDNRDSDDRKTLSRYEHGKSRSSKEQRFDDDKYKEKYKDDYVRDKRQHDDKFSNERVARSHESDRAEYKSAKDGRRSSESHYRKDAVQDVDHYEDYNNRYKESRGKKRPPEENDDQYDLKPPSTRDQRVHLEKSSGSGRLDSLTERARPDRSSSPSKIHSRSSPSPSSYHDKDQSRHGSKVVDHGKREIPYDERNNRPRASSGRERTPASRLRDRDAENWSSERLKQKDDYQPRDVTLEISTSHYDRTPSKDKHTSPKQLSEKSPSSGDHRFSGRLSGGRSLDNKGERKSLTKYRDRDGDIAQERSHHQDRMPAKVPFREPTPSNSSISRGGHFLGSSPNNPLPPARNGDPSFQGPHDDDRRPQNGDRRFHGHQKRNDMNSVRGHGHGWNSQPNWPSPVSNGFVPIQHGGAPGFHPPVHQFPGPPMFNLRPQMKLNQPGVSYPMHDAVDRFSTHMRPFGWPNHLDESCPPHMQVWNGGSGVFPGEPYIYGRQEWDQNRPHAGSRGWELTGDVSKGPNDVPDAELLVAKKDPDSAITAVSDSGGQHNLQPEADQKEIGRLTAENFEAKNHTKSSKSLEAPQGAQLVTSMLSKNSVVFCKNYLSRISVSHDLVEPELYKRCISLLGDLDVTKTSHLVRNEIQDNGNIGKMSTKYGNLNPFSSRYLKSDNTIFERALALHKNQTQKGLTTASASVKMEEKMAVPEDDHDMELLEPVVSNPAPQRHTDVMEEGSVSKHELGDGIGRTIAATIGSGVLDAPPEISLPQPEVVVATTVITQPNKHMEDVLPPAIEDGALQATLEHAVGIPEVTPADVLLDVAPSAVGESGDDMEIIPSAMAEPQLGKEPAPVASPDSQEKPFMLDSETGMEVEVKVIDDNPGDGRVSSILGTKLDFAAIDGDSEALLVESRVNLSRIPNSPESTH, from the exons ATGCCTCGGAGCTCGCGTCACAGGTCGCACCGGTCCCACAGGCGAGGAGGGTCCGCTGACCGGTCGGAGTCAGATGGCGAGGAGTCGGCTCCGGTCGCCGGCGCGCGCGAGGAGGccgcggcggctagggtttccaGAGATCCCGAGCCTGAGAGGCGCCGCTCGTCCTCGGGACAGGAGGCCGTGAGATCAGGGAACGGGTACGCTGAGCACGGGaagaagaggaaggagagggTTGAGGAGGCCGTGGTTGATGTGGTCAGCGACCGGTGGAACAGTGGCGTCTGTGACGATCACCTGGTCGACAAGAGGTCCAAGAGCGAGACCTTTGGGCATGCTGAAGTGGAGAAGCTGGCCGACAGGTCCAGGGGATCAGGGGATGAGTCCAAGAGGTCAAGCAGACGAGCAGTGGCTGTGGATGACAGGGCTGAGGAGGTTCTGTCTAAGAGTGACTCTGGGAAACGGAGGTCAGAGAAACAGAAGGATGTGGGGAGGAAGGAGAGTACCGGGCATTATAAGGATAACAGAGATAGGGAGAACGAAAGGGAAAGGGGGGAAGAATGGGAGCGGCAGAAGGAGCGAGATAGGGGAAGGAGTAGGGATAGAGAGCGTGAGAAGGAAAGAGCACgagagaaggagagggagagagaacggGAGCGTGAGAAAGATAGGGACCGAGAGCGGGACAGGGAGCATGAGAGGGAGCGTGATAGGCAGAAGGAGCGGGAGTGGGACAAGAAAGATCATGATTCCAAGCACGAGAGGTATGAGGATGGCGGGAGCAGGAAGAGTGGCTTGAAGATGAGTAGGACGGAACAGGAGGCCTACTCATATAGGAGAGATACAGATGTCAATG AAATTTCAGCGAAAGAGAAGTACAATAATCCTGATATGCAAGCTGAAAAACACAGCCGAAGAAAAGATGATTCTGAAGATACAGATAAGTGGTCCACTGACAATAGAGACAGTGATGACAGAAAGACCCTGTCCAGATATGAACATGGTAAATCTAGGAGCTCTAAGGAACAAAGGTTTGATGACGACAAGTATAAGGAAAAGTACAAGGATGATTACGTAAGGGATAAGAGGCAACATGACGACAAGTTTTCTAATGAGCGAGTGGCCCGTAGTCATGAAAGTGATAGAGCTGAATATAAGAGTGCTAAAGATGGACGCAGAAGCTCAGAGAGCCATTACAGAAAGGATGCAGTTCAAGATGTTGATCATTATGAGGATTACAACAATAGGTACAAGGAAAGTAGAGGGAAAAAACgacctcctgaggaaaatgatgaCCAATATGATTTAAAGCCTCCAAGCACACGTGATCAACGTGTGCATTTGGAAAAATCTTCAGGCAGTGGGCGTCTGGATTCTCTGACTGAGAGAGCAAGACCTGATCGTAGTTCTAGTCCAAGTAAAATCCACTCAAGAAGTTCACCTAGCCCAAGTTCTTATCATGACAAAGATCAGAGCCG GCATGGGTCTAAAGTGGTGGATCATGGAAAGAGAGAAATTCCATATGATGAGAGAAATAATCGTCCAAGAGCATCTTCTGGTAGAGAAAGGACACCTGCTTCTAGACTTCGTGACAGGGATGCAGAAAATTGGTCGTCTGAAAGGCTTAAACAGAAGGATGATTACCAACCTCGTGATGTAACATTGGAAATTTCTACATCACACTATGACCGCACACCTAGCAAAGATAAGCATACTTCACCAAAACAACTGTCTGAAAAATCTCCATCTTCAGGTGACCATAGGTTTTCAGGTAGGCTTAGTGGTGGGCGTAGTCTTGATAATAAAGGAGAAAGAAAGAGCCTTACGAAATACAGAGATAGAGATGGTGACATAGCTCAAGAGCGATCACATCATCAAGATCGAATGCCAGCTAAGGTTCCATTCAGGGAGCCAACACCGTCAAATTCATCCATAAGTAGAGGTGGTCATTTTTTGGGCAGTTCACCAAATAATCCTTTGCCACCTGCACGGAACGGTGACCCTTCCTTCCAGGGTCCACATGATGATGACCGTAGGCCTCAAAATGGAGATAGGAGGTTCCATGGTCATCAAAAAAGGAATGACATGAATTCTGTTCGTGGACATGGACATGGCTGGAACAGCCAGCCAAACTGGCCTTCTCCAGTTTCTAATGGTTTCGTCCCCATCCAACATGGTGGTGCTCCTGGTTTTCATCCACCTGTCCATCAGTTTCCAGGCCCACCTATGTTTAACCTTAGACCTCAAATGAAATTAAACCAACCTGGAGTTTCATATCCTATGCATGATGCTGTTGATAGGTTTTCGACCCACATGCGCCCATTTGGGTGGCCTAATCATCTGGATGAATCATGCCCACCTCATATGCAAGTTTGGAATGGAGGTAGTGGTGTATTTCCTGGTGAACCCTATATCTATGGTAGACAAGAGTGGGATCAGAATAGACCTCATGCTGGTAGCAGaggttgggagctgactggtgatGTATCCAAGGGACCAAATGATGTGCCGGATGCTGAACTTCTGGTAGCTAAGAAGGATCCTGACTCTGCAATAACTGCTGTTTCTGATTCTGGTGGACAACACAATCTTCAACCTGAGGCTGACCAAAAGGAAATTGGACGCTTGACTGCTGAAAACTTTGAAGCGAAGAATCATACTAAAAGTTCAAAAAGTTTGGAAGCTCCTCAAGGAGCACAACTTGTGACTTCTATGCTGTCAAAGAATAGCGTGGTCTTTTGTAAAAACTATCTATCCAGAATCAGTGTTTCACATGATCTTGTTGAGCCTGAGTTGTACAAAAGGTGTATATCCTTGCTGGGAGATTTGGACGTAACAAAAACCTCTCATTTGGTTAGGAATGAAATTCAG GATAATGGAAATATTGGAAAAATGTCAACAAAATATGGAAACCTCAACCCTTTCAGTTCACGTTACCTCAAAAGTGACAATACTATCTTTGAG AGAGCTTTGGCCCTTCATAAGAACCAGACTCAAAAGGGTTTAACTACTGCCTCTGCATCTGTAAAAATGGAAGAGAAGATGGCTGTACCAGAAGATGACCATGACATGGAATTGCTTGAACCAGTGGTGAGCAATCCTGCTCCACAACGTCACACTGATGTCATGGAGGAAGGATCAGTATCAAAACATGAACTTGGTGATGGCATAGGGAGAACTATTGCTGCAACTATAGGATCTGGGGTTCTGGATGCACCTCCAGAAATTTCACTTCCCCAACctgaggtggtggtggcaacAACAGTAATCACACAGCCGAACAAGCACATGGAGGATGTGTTGCCTCCAGCAATTGAGGATGGTGCACTACAAGCAACCCTCGAACATGCTGTTGGCATACCGGAAGTTACACCCGCTGATGTCTTGCTGGATGTTGCACCTTCTGCTGTTGGAGAATCAGGTGATGACATGGAGATCATACCCTCTGCTATGGCAGAACCTCAACTAGGCAAGGAGCCTGCTCCTGTTGCTAGTCCTGACAGTCAAGAGAAGCCCTTCATGCTTGATTCTGAGACAGGTATGGAGGTTGAGGTTAAGGTTATCGATGATAATCCTGGGGATGGTAGGGTGAGCTCTATACTCGGCACCAAACTTGATTTTGCTGCAATTGATGGGGATTCTGAAGCTTTGTTGGTGGAAAGTAGGGTAAATTTAAGTCGGATACCTAATTCCCCAGAAAGTACACATTGA
- the LOC103636131 gene encoding zinc finger CCCH domain-containing protein 13 isoform X1 encodes MPRSSRHRSHRSHRRGGSADRSESDGEESAPVAGAREEAAAARVSRDPEPERRRSSSGQEAVRSGNGYAEHGKKRKERVEEAVVDVVSDRWNSGVCDDHLVDKRSKSETFGHAEVEKLADRSRGSGDESKRSSRRAVAVDDRAEEVLSKSDSGKRRSEKQKDVGRKESTGHYKDNRDRENERERGEEWERQKERDRGRSRDREREKERAREKEREREREREKDRDRERDREHERERDRQKEREWDKKDHDSKHERYEDGGSRKSGLKMSRTEQEAYSYRRDTDVNEISAKEKYNNPDMQAEKHSRRKDDSEDTDKWSTDNRDSDDRKTLSRYEHGKSRSSKEQRFDDDKYKEKYKDDYVRDKRQHDDKFSNERVARSHESDRAEYKSAKDGRRSSESHYRKDAVQDVDHYEDYNNRYKESRGKKRPPEENDDQYDLKPPSTRDQRVHLEKSSGSGRLDSLTERARPDRSSSPSKIHSRSSPSPSSYHDKDQSRHGSKVVDHGKREIPYDERNNRPRASSGRERTPASRLRDRDAENWSSERLKQKDDYQPRDVTLEISTSHYDRTPSKDKHTSPKQLSEKSPSSGDHRFSGRLSGGRSLDNKGERKSLTKYRDRDGDIAQERSHHQDRMPAKVPFREPTPSNSSISRGGHFLGSSPNNPLPPARNGDPSFQGPHDDDRRPQNGDRRFHGHQKRNDMNSVRGHGHGWNSQPNWPSPVSNGFVPIQHGGAPGFHPPVHQFPGPPMFNLRPQMKLNQPGVSYPMHDAVDRFSTHMRPFGWPNHLDESCPPHMQVWNGGSGVFPGEPYIYGRQEWDQNRPHAGSRGWELTGDVSKGPNDVPDAELLVAKKDPDSAITAVSDSGGQHNLQPEADQKEIGRLTAENFEAKNHTKSSKSLEAPQGAQLVTSMLSKNSVVFCKNYLSRISVSHDLVEPELYKRCISLLGDLDVTKTSHLVRNEIQQDNGNIGKMSTKYGNLNPFSSRYLKSDNTIFERALALHKNQTQKGLTTASASVKMEEKMAVPEDDHDMELLEPVVSNPAPQRHTDVMEEGSVSKHELGDGIGRTIAATIGSGVLDAPPEISLPQPEVVVATTVITQPNKHMEDVLPPAIEDGALQATLEHAVGIPEVTPADVLLDVAPSAVGESGDDMEIIPSAMAEPQLGKEPAPVASPDSQEKPFMLDSETGMEVEVKVIDDNPGDGRVSSILGTKLDFAAIDGDSEALLVESRVNLSRIPNSPESTH; translated from the exons ATGCCTCGGAGCTCGCGTCACAGGTCGCACCGGTCCCACAGGCGAGGAGGGTCCGCTGACCGGTCGGAGTCAGATGGCGAGGAGTCGGCTCCGGTCGCCGGCGCGCGCGAGGAGGccgcggcggctagggtttccaGAGATCCCGAGCCTGAGAGGCGCCGCTCGTCCTCGGGACAGGAGGCCGTGAGATCAGGGAACGGGTACGCTGAGCACGGGaagaagaggaaggagagggTTGAGGAGGCCGTGGTTGATGTGGTCAGCGACCGGTGGAACAGTGGCGTCTGTGACGATCACCTGGTCGACAAGAGGTCCAAGAGCGAGACCTTTGGGCATGCTGAAGTGGAGAAGCTGGCCGACAGGTCCAGGGGATCAGGGGATGAGTCCAAGAGGTCAAGCAGACGAGCAGTGGCTGTGGATGACAGGGCTGAGGAGGTTCTGTCTAAGAGTGACTCTGGGAAACGGAGGTCAGAGAAACAGAAGGATGTGGGGAGGAAGGAGAGTACCGGGCATTATAAGGATAACAGAGATAGGGAGAACGAAAGGGAAAGGGGGGAAGAATGGGAGCGGCAGAAGGAGCGAGATAGGGGAAGGAGTAGGGATAGAGAGCGTGAGAAGGAAAGAGCACgagagaaggagagggagagagaacggGAGCGTGAGAAAGATAGGGACCGAGAGCGGGACAGGGAGCATGAGAGGGAGCGTGATAGGCAGAAGGAGCGGGAGTGGGACAAGAAAGATCATGATTCCAAGCACGAGAGGTATGAGGATGGCGGGAGCAGGAAGAGTGGCTTGAAGATGAGTAGGACGGAACAGGAGGCCTACTCATATAGGAGAGATACAGATGTCAATG AAATTTCAGCGAAAGAGAAGTACAATAATCCTGATATGCAAGCTGAAAAACACAGCCGAAGAAAAGATGATTCTGAAGATACAGATAAGTGGTCCACTGACAATAGAGACAGTGATGACAGAAAGACCCTGTCCAGATATGAACATGGTAAATCTAGGAGCTCTAAGGAACAAAGGTTTGATGACGACAAGTATAAGGAAAAGTACAAGGATGATTACGTAAGGGATAAGAGGCAACATGACGACAAGTTTTCTAATGAGCGAGTGGCCCGTAGTCATGAAAGTGATAGAGCTGAATATAAGAGTGCTAAAGATGGACGCAGAAGCTCAGAGAGCCATTACAGAAAGGATGCAGTTCAAGATGTTGATCATTATGAGGATTACAACAATAGGTACAAGGAAAGTAGAGGGAAAAAACgacctcctgaggaaaatgatgaCCAATATGATTTAAAGCCTCCAAGCACACGTGATCAACGTGTGCATTTGGAAAAATCTTCAGGCAGTGGGCGTCTGGATTCTCTGACTGAGAGAGCAAGACCTGATCGTAGTTCTAGTCCAAGTAAAATCCACTCAAGAAGTTCACCTAGCCCAAGTTCTTATCATGACAAAGATCAGAGCCG GCATGGGTCTAAAGTGGTGGATCATGGAAAGAGAGAAATTCCATATGATGAGAGAAATAATCGTCCAAGAGCATCTTCTGGTAGAGAAAGGACACCTGCTTCTAGACTTCGTGACAGGGATGCAGAAAATTGGTCGTCTGAAAGGCTTAAACAGAAGGATGATTACCAACCTCGTGATGTAACATTGGAAATTTCTACATCACACTATGACCGCACACCTAGCAAAGATAAGCATACTTCACCAAAACAACTGTCTGAAAAATCTCCATCTTCAGGTGACCATAGGTTTTCAGGTAGGCTTAGTGGTGGGCGTAGTCTTGATAATAAAGGAGAAAGAAAGAGCCTTACGAAATACAGAGATAGAGATGGTGACATAGCTCAAGAGCGATCACATCATCAAGATCGAATGCCAGCTAAGGTTCCATTCAGGGAGCCAACACCGTCAAATTCATCCATAAGTAGAGGTGGTCATTTTTTGGGCAGTTCACCAAATAATCCTTTGCCACCTGCACGGAACGGTGACCCTTCCTTCCAGGGTCCACATGATGATGACCGTAGGCCTCAAAATGGAGATAGGAGGTTCCATGGTCATCAAAAAAGGAATGACATGAATTCTGTTCGTGGACATGGACATGGCTGGAACAGCCAGCCAAACTGGCCTTCTCCAGTTTCTAATGGTTTCGTCCCCATCCAACATGGTGGTGCTCCTGGTTTTCATCCACCTGTCCATCAGTTTCCAGGCCCACCTATGTTTAACCTTAGACCTCAAATGAAATTAAACCAACCTGGAGTTTCATATCCTATGCATGATGCTGTTGATAGGTTTTCGACCCACATGCGCCCATTTGGGTGGCCTAATCATCTGGATGAATCATGCCCACCTCATATGCAAGTTTGGAATGGAGGTAGTGGTGTATTTCCTGGTGAACCCTATATCTATGGTAGACAAGAGTGGGATCAGAATAGACCTCATGCTGGTAGCAGaggttgggagctgactggtgatGTATCCAAGGGACCAAATGATGTGCCGGATGCTGAACTTCTGGTAGCTAAGAAGGATCCTGACTCTGCAATAACTGCTGTTTCTGATTCTGGTGGACAACACAATCTTCAACCTGAGGCTGACCAAAAGGAAATTGGACGCTTGACTGCTGAAAACTTTGAAGCGAAGAATCATACTAAAAGTTCAAAAAGTTTGGAAGCTCCTCAAGGAGCACAACTTGTGACTTCTATGCTGTCAAAGAATAGCGTGGTCTTTTGTAAAAACTATCTATCCAGAATCAGTGTTTCACATGATCTTGTTGAGCCTGAGTTGTACAAAAGGTGTATATCCTTGCTGGGAGATTTGGACGTAACAAAAACCTCTCATTTGGTTAGGAATGAAATTCAG CAGGATAATGGAAATATTGGAAAAATGTCAACAAAATATGGAAACCTCAACCCTTTCAGTTCACGTTACCTCAAAAGTGACAATACTATCTTTGAG AGAGCTTTGGCCCTTCATAAGAACCAGACTCAAAAGGGTTTAACTACTGCCTCTGCATCTGTAAAAATGGAAGAGAAGATGGCTGTACCAGAAGATGACCATGACATGGAATTGCTTGAACCAGTGGTGAGCAATCCTGCTCCACAACGTCACACTGATGTCATGGAGGAAGGATCAGTATCAAAACATGAACTTGGTGATGGCATAGGGAGAACTATTGCTGCAACTATAGGATCTGGGGTTCTGGATGCACCTCCAGAAATTTCACTTCCCCAACctgaggtggtggtggcaacAACAGTAATCACACAGCCGAACAAGCACATGGAGGATGTGTTGCCTCCAGCAATTGAGGATGGTGCACTACAAGCAACCCTCGAACATGCTGTTGGCATACCGGAAGTTACACCCGCTGATGTCTTGCTGGATGTTGCACCTTCTGCTGTTGGAGAATCAGGTGATGACATGGAGATCATACCCTCTGCTATGGCAGAACCTCAACTAGGCAAGGAGCCTGCTCCTGTTGCTAGTCCTGACAGTCAAGAGAAGCCCTTCATGCTTGATTCTGAGACAGGTATGGAGGTTGAGGTTAAGGTTATCGATGATAATCCTGGGGATGGTAGGGTGAGCTCTATACTCGGCACCAAACTTGATTTTGCTGCAATTGATGGGGATTCTGAAGCTTTGTTGGTGGAAAGTAGGGTAAATTTAAGTCGGATACCTAATTCCCCAGAAAGTACACATTGA